A genomic window from Desulfobulbaceae bacterium includes:
- the rfaE1 gene encoding D-glycero-beta-D-manno-heptose-7-phosphate kinase, whose amino-acid sequence MTLIKNKRLRDALNAFHDAHILVIGDLIVDNFIWGTVSRISPEAPVPVVNVTHDNLLLGGSANVLHNIYGLGAQATICGVVGQDAMGDCLLELITKLPSSTAGIVRLADRPTTIKTRIVAHGQQVVRFDRESTGVVDGDGLEAIKEFIDRNLGSFQAVIVSDYAKGIIAPVLMDHLRECLRSYPGIPMIVDPKPCQPERFHGATIITPNHHEAEQLSGIRIVDDTTLRAAGEVLLEKFDSQAVLITRGEAGMALFEKGKPLITIPTVAKEVFDVTGAGDTVIAALALGLSTGLSFAEAATLANVAAGIVVGKIGTAIVTQQELLRAMK is encoded by the coding sequence ATGACTTTGATAAAGAATAAGCGTCTTCGGGATGCCCTTAATGCCTTTCATGATGCTCATATTCTGGTTATTGGCGATTTGATTGTCGATAATTTTATCTGGGGGACTGTTTCCCGTATTTCGCCAGAGGCTCCGGTGCCGGTAGTCAATGTTACTCACGACAATCTGCTTCTTGGCGGATCGGCCAATGTCCTGCATAACATCTACGGCTTGGGCGCTCAGGCCACTATCTGCGGGGTTGTCGGTCAAGATGCCATGGGTGATTGCCTTCTTGAGTTGATTACGAAGCTCCCTTCGTCAACAGCTGGGATTGTCCGGCTTGCCGATCGGCCGACTACGATTAAGACTAGGATTGTGGCCCACGGACAACAGGTGGTTCGATTTGATCGGGAAAGCACCGGGGTGGTTGATGGCGATGGTTTAGAGGCGATTAAAGAGTTTATTGATCGTAATTTAGGGAGCTTTCAGGCGGTTATCGTTTCCGATTATGCCAAGGGGATTATCGCCCCTGTCTTGATGGACCATCTCCGAGAGTGCCTGCGCAGTTATCCCGGCATTCCAATGATTGTTGATCCTAAACCTTGTCAGCCCGAGCGTTTTCATGGAGCGACTATTATTACCCCCAATCACCATGAGGCCGAACAACTCTCCGGGATCAGGATTGTCGATGACACGACCCTGAGGGCTGCCGGAGAGGTATTACTCGAAAAATTTGACAGCCAGGCGGTTTTGATCACTCGTGGCGAGGCCGGTATGGCCTTGTTTGAGAAGGGTAAACCGTTGATTACCATTCCTACTGTGGCCAAGGAAGTCTTTGATGTCACCGGCGCCGGTGATACCGTCATCGCTGCTCTGGCCCTGGGGCTTTCAACCGGACTCAGTTTCGCGGAGGCCGCCACTTTGGCTAATGTTGCCGCTGGTATCGTGGTCGGGAAGATCGGTACTGCGATTGTTACTCAGCAAGAATTGTTGAGGGCCATGAAATGA
- a CDS encoding YicC family protein, with protein MKRPYSMTAFGRGESGGERRWTVELRSVNHRFCDVRVKMPREYAILEDRIKKEVAAVFSRGHIEVVVSLLGGRGQGAQARVNLDLAGQYMACLEELQRSFNLEGKPSLAMLASLPDVITEDEVDENLDEVWGEIREAVVAAVSACLQMRADEGQSLKEELLTRLEGFEVTVNRIGEAIPGLVGRREGQLKERLALLLQGVDLDPIRLAQEIAIMADRYDVTEELVRLRSHIQQFKAFMDSDEPAGRRMDFLMQEFLREINTMASKINDTEITHKTVDLKNEVEKIREQVQNLE; from the coding sequence ATGAAACGACCGTACAGTATGACAGCCTTTGGCCGGGGAGAGTCCGGGGGAGAGCGGCGATGGACGGTCGAACTCCGCTCGGTGAATCATCGGTTTTGTGATGTCAGGGTCAAGATGCCCAGAGAGTATGCGATTCTCGAGGATAGAATCAAAAAGGAAGTTGCTGCGGTCTTTTCCCGGGGGCACATTGAGGTCGTGGTTTCGCTCTTAGGGGGGCGGGGGCAAGGCGCTCAGGCCAGGGTGAATCTGGATCTTGCCGGTCAGTATATGGCGTGTCTTGAAGAGCTGCAACGATCTTTCAATTTGGAGGGTAAGCCCTCGCTGGCCATGTTGGCTTCTCTTCCTGACGTGATCACTGAAGACGAAGTCGATGAGAATCTGGATGAGGTCTGGGGCGAAATCCGTGAGGCTGTGGTTGCCGCTGTGTCCGCGTGTTTGCAGATGCGGGCCGACGAGGGCCAGAGTTTGAAGGAGGAACTCCTCACTCGGCTTGAGGGTTTTGAGGTAACGGTGAATCGTATCGGTGAGGCCATCCCCGGATTGGTGGGTAGGCGTGAGGGGCAATTAAAGGAGCGGTTGGCTCTCCTGTTGCAAGGAGTTGATTTAGATCCGATCCGTCTGGCTCAAGAGATCGCAATCATGGCCGACCGTTATGATGTTACCGAGGAACTGGTCCGGTTACGGAGTCATATTCAGCAATTTAAGGCGTTTATGGACTCGGATGAACCTGCGGGTCGGCGAATGGATTTTCTGATGCAGGAATTTTTACGGGAGATCAATACCATGGCCTCAAAGATTAACGATACCGAGATTACTCATAAAACGGTTGACCTGAAGAATGAGGTGGAGAAGATTCGCGAGCAGGTGCAGAATCTGGAGTAG
- a CDS encoding DUF370 domain-containing protein has protein sequence MDRRLINIGFGNAVMAGRVIAIVNPKSSPMKKLKDEAKNAGKLVDATEGRRTRAILVMDSNHVVLSSVQTETLTQRFQPLADQGSDEELP, from the coding sequence ATGGATAGACGTTTAATCAATATTGGTTTTGGGAATGCGGTGATGGCGGGACGGGTAATCGCGATTGTTAATCCTAAGTCCTCACCGATGAAGAAATTGAAAGATGAGGCCAAAAATGCTGGTAAACTGGTCGACGCAACCGAAGGCCGTCGGACCAGGGCGATTCTGGTAATGGACTCGAATCATGTGGTGTTGTCTTCGGTGCAGACCGAGACCTTGACCCAGCGTTTTCAACCCCTGGCCGATCAGGGGTCGGATGAGGAGTTGCCATGA
- a CDS encoding guanylate kinase, translating to MTAGNLFVVSAPSGAGKTTLLKPILKTLPALSFSVSHTTRKPRAGEVDGRDYFFVDAAGFTALREEGDFLEWAEVHGNCYGTSRRAVETQLAQGQDIILDIDVQGAQQLRASKDLLATFIFIAPPSLVELERRLIGRQTEEASTIALRLRNASTELQSADQYDYLIVNNDLEQARAMLTSIILEKRAFARRGYDGRMLDLSLLKD from the coding sequence ATGACCGCGGGGAACCTTTTTGTTGTTTCTGCGCCTTCCGGGGCCGGAAAGACCACTCTTCTCAAGCCGATCCTTAAGACCTTGCCGGCCTTGTCTTTTTCTGTGTCGCACACGACGCGTAAACCGCGGGCAGGTGAAGTCGATGGCAGGGATTATTTTTTTGTTGATGCCGCTGGCTTTACTGCTCTACGTGAGGAGGGCGATTTCCTAGAATGGGCGGAGGTTCATGGCAACTGTTACGGCACCAGTCGACGGGCTGTGGAGACGCAGCTTGCGCAAGGGCAGGATATTATTCTCGATATCGATGTTCAGGGAGCCCAGCAACTCCGTGCCAGTAAAGATCTGCTCGCCACCTTTATTTTTATCGCACCGCCATCATTGGTAGAATTGGAGCGCCGTTTGATCGGTCGGCAGACTGAAGAGGCGAGTACTATTGCTCTGCGCTTACGGAATGCCAGCACGGAGCTTCAATCCGCAGATCAATACGATTATCTTATTGTTAATAATGACCTGGAGCAGGCACGGGCCATGTTGACTAGTATCATCCTTGAAAAACGGGCCTTTGCTCGCCGTGGGTATGACGGCAGGATGCTTGATCTCTCTCTTCTGAAGGACTAA
- the rlmB gene encoding 23S rRNA (guanosine(2251)-2'-O)-methyltransferase RlmB — MASNNKKKVGPAGSGRTGQPERTDLIWGIHPVMELLQSAPDRIIELRILKATHTKVKDLVELADRQGVSWHLAESPFSGTPEQATVQGVQARTKPVATVSMAEVIAARREGTGPALVLALDTIQDPHNFGAMIRSASAAGALAILYTKDRSAPLSGTVAKVSVGAIAHLPLCPVTNMAAALQQLKDSGFWVFGADGSADKTIYEVDFSGPVCLVIGGERSGIRPLVKKQCDFLVSIPMRSDVDSLNASVAAAVIMFEIVRQQGS; from the coding sequence ATGGCTTCTAATAACAAAAAGAAAGTAGGACCTGCCGGATCAGGGAGAACGGGGCAACCAGAGCGGACCGATTTGATCTGGGGCATTCATCCGGTGATGGAGCTTCTGCAGAGCGCGCCGGACAGGATTATTGAGTTGCGCATTCTGAAGGCCACTCATACTAAGGTCAAGGATCTGGTGGAGTTGGCTGATCGGCAGGGTGTCTCGTGGCATCTTGCCGAGTCTCCCTTTTCTGGCACTCCGGAGCAGGCGACAGTGCAGGGGGTGCAGGCCCGGACAAAACCGGTGGCAACTGTAAGTATGGCCGAGGTCATTGCCGCACGCCGGGAGGGGACGGGTCCGGCCCTGGTTCTGGCCTTGGATACCATTCAGGATCCCCATAATTTTGGGGCCATGATCCGATCCGCCTCCGCTGCCGGGGCGTTGGCGATTCTTTATACCAAGGATCGCTCGGCTCCACTCTCCGGAACGGTGGCGAAGGTCTCGGTAGGCGCCATAGCCCATCTTCCTCTGTGTCCGGTGACGAATATGGCAGCGGCCTTGCAGCAGCTTAAAGATTCCGGCTTTTGGGTCTTTGGGGCTGACGGCAGTGCAGACAAGACGATTTATGAGGTTGATTTTAGTGGTCCAGTCTGTCTGGTGATCGGGGGGGAGCGAAGCGGTATCCGGCCTCTGGTTAAAAAACAGTGCGATTTTCTCGTTTCTATTCCTATGCGTAGCGATGTTGATTCGTTAAATGCCTCTGTGGCTGCTGCGGTCATCATGTTCGAGATCGTTCGTCAGCAAGGGTCATAA